The following are encoded in a window of Armatimonadota bacterium genomic DNA:
- the hypE gene encoding hydrogenase expression/formation protein HypE — protein sequence MNDNMILLAHGAGGKKSAELIQSLFLQYFDNPVLNNLGDSAILNARPGQLAFTTDSFVVDPLFFPGGDIGKLAVCGTVNDLAAVGARPIALSTAFILEEGLKLETLEQVVASMGAVAGELGIPIVAGDTKVVPHGSADKMFITTSGIGYLSANQKPPAPNRAKPGDIVLISGTIGEHGMAVMLAREGIEFSTNIQSDCAPLWGLVSSMLETAPDIHCLRDPTRGGLAAALNELAVQSGVCIEIEESAIPINEDVRVACELLGIDPLHVANEGKIVAIVPENDAEAVLKTMKAHPHGKHAKIIGCVKSSPTGRVHLRTPMGTLRILDIPSGDILPRIC from the coding sequence ATGAACGACAACATGATTCTTTTAGCCCACGGGGCAGGTGGCAAAAAAAGCGCAGAACTTATTCAAAGTTTGTTTCTCCAATACTTTGATAACCCGGTGCTCAATAACCTAGGCGACTCGGCAATCTTAAATGCAAGGCCAGGCCAACTTGCGTTTACAACCGATTCTTTTGTAGTTGACCCTCTTTTCTTTCCTGGCGGTGACATTGGGAAGCTAGCCGTTTGCGGCACCGTAAATGATCTTGCGGCAGTAGGAGCGCGCCCCATAGCCTTGAGCACCGCCTTCATTCTCGAGGAAGGTCTGAAGTTGGAAACTTTGGAGCAAGTTGTGGCCTCAATGGGGGCAGTGGCGGGCGAACTCGGCATCCCAATAGTTGCAGGCGATACAAAAGTTGTACCTCACGGCTCGGCAGACAAGATGTTTATAACCACATCGGGCATCGGTTATCTGTCAGCAAACCAAAAACCTCCAGCGCCCAACCGCGCAAAACCAGGCGACATAGTTCTAATCAGTGGAACAATCGGCGAACATGGCATGGCTGTAATGCTGGCAAGAGAGGGAATCGAGTTTTCTACAAACATCCAGAGCGATTGTGCGCCACTCTGGGGGTTGGTGTCTTCCATGCTAGAAACAGCGCCTGACATCCACTGTCTTCGCGACCCAACACGTGGCGGACTGGCGGCTGCCCTAAATGAACTTGCTGTTCAGTCGGGTGTTTGTATCGAAATCGAGGAATCGGCAATTCCGATAAACGAAGACGTTCGGGTAGCTTGTGAGCTTCTCGGGATTGATCCCCTACATGTTGCGAACGAAGGCAAAATTGTTGCTATTGTCCCTGAAAATGATGCAGAGGCAGTATTAAAAACGATGAAAGCCCACCCTCATGGCAAGCATGCTAAAATCATCGGCTGCGTTAAATCTTCCCCAACCGGGCGTGTCCACCTTCGAACCCCAATGGGAACTCTACGCATCCTCGACATTCCCTCGGGAGACATCTTACCAAGAATTTGTTGA
- the hypD gene encoding hydrogenase formation protein HypD, with the protein MRYVDEFRDFTLARTIVENINRIAIRPLTLMEVCGTHTMAIARFGIRNLLPPNIKLISGPGCPVCVTPQALIDCFIELGRAPNVILATFGDMIKVPGSRTTLEAERARGIDVRVVYSPLDSVIIARENPEKQVVFFGVGFETTIPAVALAVLEAKELRLNNFSILSAHKLIPPAMVALACDPEVAIDGFICPGHVSAIIGSAAYEPITSKYGIPCVISGFEPLDILQSIFMLTRQIIEGQAEVEVQYSRVVTQEGNPAAIKCLREVFEPDDSEWRGLGIIPESGLQLRDEFSEFDASRFINNQIPQPIENKACECGSILKGLKTPSECQAFGKKCTPEHPLGPCMVSTEGACSAEYRYATR; encoded by the coding sequence ATGAGATACGTTGACGAATTTCGGGATTTTACATTAGCTCGAACTATAGTAGAAAACATCAACAGAATTGCCATAAGGCCTCTAACGCTTATGGAAGTCTGCGGCACCCATACAATGGCAATCGCCAGGTTTGGAATTAGAAATCTCTTACCTCCGAATATTAAACTGATTTCCGGTCCTGGATGCCCCGTGTGCGTTACTCCGCAAGCACTAATCGACTGCTTCATCGAGCTAGGTCGTGCCCCCAATGTTATCTTGGCAACCTTTGGGGACATGATTAAAGTTCCGGGTAGCCGAACAACGCTTGAAGCTGAGCGCGCACGTGGAATTGATGTTCGAGTAGTATATTCTCCGCTCGATTCTGTCATAATTGCCCGCGAGAATCCCGAAAAGCAAGTGGTATTCTTTGGTGTTGGCTTCGAGACGACAATCCCTGCAGTAGCACTTGCTGTTCTGGAAGCTAAGGAACTTAGACTGAACAACTTTAGCATCCTATCAGCGCATAAGTTGATACCGCCAGCAATGGTGGCTCTCGCATGCGACCCAGAAGTTGCTATCGATGGATTCATTTGTCCGGGTCATGTGAGTGCAATCATCGGAAGTGCAGCCTACGAACCCATCACCAGCAAATATGGCATTCCATGCGTAATCTCTGGCTTCGAACCGCTCGATATCCTTCAGTCAATTTTCATGTTGACAAGGCAAATAATTGAGGGACAAGCTGAGGTGGAAGTTCAATACTCAAGAGTAGTAACGCAAGAGGGCAACCCAGCGGCGATTAAGTGTCTCAGAGAAGTTTTCGAGCCGGACGATTCTGAATGGCGAGGATTGGGGATTATTCCTGAAAGCGGCCTTCAACTCCGAGATGAGTTTTCAGAGTTCGATGCATCAAGGTTTATCAATAATCAAATCCCCCAGCCTATAGAAAACAAAGCCTGCGAGTGCGGCTCAATACTTAAAGGATTGAAAACCCCTTCCGAATGCCAAGCATTCGGCAAGAAATGTACACCAGAGCACCCTCTAGGCCCTTGCATGGTCTCAACTGAGGGCGCATGCTCAGCGGAATATAGGTACGCAACAAGATGA
- a CDS encoding HypC/HybG/HupF family hydrogenase formation chaperone translates to MCLAVPMRITEISGNTAVVEQEGVSRRVRIDFIPNLQVGDYVLIHAGIAIERLKAEEAEETLKVIRTLNK, encoded by the coding sequence ATGTGCTTAGCAGTACCAATGAGAATTACCGAGATAAGCGGAAACACGGCAGTGGTCGAGCAAGAAGGAGTGTCTCGCAGAGTAAGAATTGACTTTATACCCAATCTTCAAGTAGGCGACTACGTCCTAATACACGCTGGAATTGCGATAGAGCGACTAAAAGCAGAGGAAGCCGAAGAAACACTCAAGGTAATTAGGACGTTGAACAAATGA
- the hypF gene encoding carbamoyltransferase HypF — protein MNTQSTNPQMQRLRITVKGIVQGVGFRPFIYHLARKHGLAGWVCNTNDGVLIEAEGNEDNLRGFMESVKTNAPPLALITDVSAEPLQPIGECEFIIRHSLSNSEPQTTIPPDVATCADCLADISNHANRRYHYPFTNCTNCGPRFTIIERIPYDRQNTTMAAFDMCPDCLAEYENPSERRFHAQPNACPVCGPHLIIDGHKYTNDSEAISKAAEILRRGEILAIKGLGGFHLACDARNTKAVGMLRKRKGRAKKPFAVMCVDIDEVRRICEVDPISEKLLLSFERPIVIMQARTNNGISPEVAPGNNTLGVMLPYTPLHHLLLAQSPPTLVMTSGNLSEEPIAYKDEDANLRLGHIADHILMHNRPIHMACDDSVARAFCDKPMLLRRARGYVPQPIKINFKTPMILACGGDLKSTFCLTKGELAILSQHLGDLENAQTIEHYDSVVKHFCEFFDVKPEIIAHDLHPDYHSTRFAESLRCGKKIAVQHHHAHIASCMAENNISGKVIGVAFDGTGYGTDGQIWGSEFLIADFKNFQRAAHLAYIPIPGGEAAIKKPCRMAAAYLLKTFGDSGEKVATTIMPSFTCKEAQVVKMQIDRNLNAPLTSSMGRLFDAVSALLGICTEVTYEGQAAIELEATASPNSEPYNFELIIGNEDTIEIDVRQMLKQIVFEIEKGTPSSIISSRFHATIAEIISTVCTKLRDCTNLNRVVLSGGVFQNMVLLGLSTKKLEKQGFDVFCHALVPPNDGGISLGQAVVAAERWNCQCA, from the coding sequence ATGAACACCCAGAGTACAAATCCGCAAATGCAGAGGCTCAGAATTACTGTAAAGGGTATCGTCCAAGGGGTTGGATTTCGACCATTTATATATCATCTTGCGCGCAAGCATGGCTTAGCCGGTTGGGTTTGCAATACGAATGACGGCGTTTTAATTGAAGCAGAAGGCAACGAAGACAACCTCCGAGGATTTATGGAATCGGTCAAAACCAACGCCCCACCGCTTGCCTTAATTACAGATGTTTCTGCCGAACCTCTGCAACCTATTGGTGAATGCGAATTCATTATTCGCCACAGCCTGAGCAACTCCGAACCCCAAACAACCATCCCACCAGACGTTGCTACATGTGCAGATTGCCTTGCAGACATCTCAAACCATGCTAACCGAAGATACCACTACCCTTTTACGAATTGCACAAACTGCGGCCCTCGTTTCACAATAATTGAACGAATACCCTACGACCGGCAAAATACAACAATGGCGGCTTTCGACATGTGCCCAGACTGCCTGGCCGAGTATGAGAACCCCAGCGAACGGCGATTTCACGCCCAGCCAAATGCCTGTCCTGTGTGCGGACCCCACCTTATCATAGACGGTCATAAATATACCAACGACTCAGAAGCCATCTCCAAAGCAGCCGAGATACTTCGCCGTGGAGAAATCCTTGCAATCAAGGGTCTTGGAGGATTCCATTTGGCTTGCGATGCCAGAAATACCAAAGCGGTCGGCATGCTGAGAAAACGCAAGGGAAGAGCAAAGAAACCATTTGCAGTAATGTGCGTTGATATCGATGAAGTCCGCCGAATTTGCGAAGTAGACCCAATTTCCGAAAAGCTACTTTTGTCGTTTGAACGGCCAATTGTAATCATGCAAGCGCGCACAAATAACGGGATATCACCCGAAGTTGCACCAGGAAATAATACGCTTGGTGTGATGCTTCCATACACTCCACTCCACCATCTTCTACTCGCACAAAGCCCCCCAACGCTAGTAATGACTAGTGGAAACTTAAGCGAGGAACCAATAGCTTACAAGGATGAGGATGCCAACCTCAGACTGGGTCATATCGCCGACCATATCCTAATGCATAACCGTCCCATCCACATGGCTTGCGATGATTCGGTGGCGCGAGCATTTTGTGATAAACCTATGCTGCTCCGCCGTGCAAGAGGTTACGTTCCTCAACCTATTAAAATAAACTTTAAAACGCCAATGATATTAGCATGTGGAGGTGACCTCAAAAGCACATTTTGTCTCACAAAAGGGGAACTTGCAATTCTAAGCCAGCACCTTGGCGATTTGGAAAACGCGCAGACAATCGAACACTATGATTCAGTCGTCAAGCACTTTTGTGAGTTTTTTGATGTCAAACCAGAGATAATAGCTCACGATTTACATCCTGACTATCACTCTACAAGATTTGCCGAGTCGCTTCGATGCGGAAAAAAGATAGCGGTTCAGCATCACCACGCTCACATTGCAAGCTGTATGGCGGAAAATAATATATCTGGCAAAGTAATTGGAGTCGCTTTCGACGGCACAGGATACGGAACGGATGGCCAGATATGGGGAAGCGAATTCCTAATTGCAGATTTCAAAAATTTTCAGCGGGCGGCTCATTTGGCATATATACCCATTCCGGGCGGCGAGGCAGCAATCAAAAAACCTTGCAGGATGGCGGCTGCATACCTTTTAAAAACCTTTGGTGATAGCGGCGAAAAAGTGGCTACCACAATAATGCCGTCATTCACATGTAAAGAAGCGCAAGTTGTTAAAATGCAAATAGATAGAAATCTCAACGCACCGCTTACCTCAAGCATGGGAAGGCTTTTCGATGCAGTCTCGGCCCTTCTAGGAATATGCACGGAGGTTACTTACGAAGGCCAGGCGGCTATTGAGCTTGAGGCAACGGCTAGCCCTAATAGCGAACCGTATAACTTTGAGCTTATAATTGGTAATGAGGACACCATTGAAATTGATGTTCGGCAAATGCTTAAACAGATAGTATTTGAAATAGAAAAAGGAACGCCATCTAGCATAATATCTAGTCGTTTTCATGCAACTATCGCTGAAATCATAAGCACAGTTTGCACTAAACTGCGTGACTGCACAAATCTAAACCGCGTTGTTTTAAGTGGTGGAGTCTTCCAAAATATGGTGCTACTTGGACTTTCAACAAAGAAACTCGAAAAACAAGGATTCGATGTATTTTGCCATGCGCTTGTCCCACCCAATGATGGGGGCATCTCGCTTGGACAGGCTGTTGTAGCAGCCGAAAGGTGGAATTGCCAATGTGCTTAG
- a CDS encoding PAS domain S-box protein has translation MSEKSNKCKLANVGDVIKNICSEVLINSPISIWILDKEGTLIFENKACRRLLGIESDEEVVGKYNIFKDNEIIRQGFASKIRQVFEDGGSIEFIIEYDLARVRHISPVHPGRKILRMFVFAIKDAEDKVCNVVVQHEDYTSTWRATKSLEVSEAQYREVVEGVSDWVWEIDVDGRIKFTNPAVEQILGYKPNEIIGRVGFDFVIPADREHVEQIFLSAIRENREITSVQTRFLHKDGSIRFLETNARPMFDENGKVIGLRGISRAMTERKKVEEQLKYRMELERVIVELSTKFINLPPEEIDAGINRALGVIGSFIGADRSFVFLISEDGKTVSNVYEWCAEGVEPTIHLFQNMRIEDYPLMKKGLAGYEPVIIPRVSEMPPEYAKEREVFESEDVKSFIALPMISQGVSIGFLGFETVKEEKTWSEDSVVLLKILGEILANALDRKKTEEALMEAESKYRSLVEESLVGVYIIQNGKLIYVNPRAAEIFGYTPDEVIEKKTALDLTAPESRALVAENISKRIRGEVKSIHYTFKGLKKDGSIIDVEVYGTRTTFKGKPAIIGTLLDITERVKAEERRLELERQKREFYRKTILAATQGKLVISEKEEIEKIAGKPIASWEIKSGKDLGIIRHEVAKLAETEGMDQSRIYDFVLCVGELTTNALKHAGSGTASLHRLDDRLMFVVADRGPGIEALVLPEVALVKGYSTAGTLGMGYKAVLTVADKVYLATGHGGTTVAVEMSLRPSEHQPAMANIPNYWANCHSQ, from the coding sequence ATGAGCGAGAAAAGTAACAAGTGCAAACTAGCCAATGTAGGTGACGTCATTAAGAATATTTGTTCTGAAGTTTTAATCAACAGCCCGATAAGCATTTGGATACTGGACAAAGAAGGTACGCTAATCTTTGAAAATAAGGCTTGCAGGCGACTTTTAGGAATTGAAAGCGATGAAGAAGTCGTTGGAAAATACAACATTTTCAAAGACAATGAGATCATTAGACAGGGCTTTGCGTCTAAAATTAGGCAAGTCTTTGAAGATGGTGGGTCCATTGAGTTTATAATAGAATACGACCTTGCTAGGGTTCGACACATTTCTCCTGTTCACCCAGGCCGCAAAATTCTCCGAATGTTTGTTTTTGCCATTAAGGATGCCGAAGATAAGGTTTGCAATGTTGTAGTCCAACATGAAGATTACACTTCAACCTGGCGGGCGACAAAGTCTCTTGAAGTCTCCGAAGCCCAATATCGCGAAGTCGTCGAAGGTGTTTCAGATTGGGTATGGGAAATCGACGTCGATGGACGAATCAAGTTTACCAATCCCGCTGTGGAACAAATATTAGGTTACAAGCCAAATGAAATAATAGGGCGCGTTGGTTTTGACTTTGTTATTCCTGCTGACCGGGAACATGTTGAGCAAATTTTTCTATCAGCCATTCGAGAAAATAGAGAAATTACAAGCGTTCAAACAAGATTTCTTCATAAAGATGGGTCGATTCGCTTTCTTGAGACGAATGCTAGGCCAATGTTTGATGAAAATGGCAAAGTAATTGGGTTGCGTGGAATTTCCCGAGCTATGACGGAGCGGAAGAAAGTCGAAGAGCAACTGAAATATAGGATGGAGCTTGAACGTGTCATTGTAGAGTTATCCACGAAGTTCATAAACCTTCCGCCTGAGGAGATTGACGCAGGTATCAACCGAGCTTTGGGAGTAATTGGTAGTTTTATTGGTGCTGACCGCAGTTTTGTATTCTTGATAAGCGAGGATGGCAAGACTGTAAGCAATGTGTATGAGTGGTGTGCTGAAGGGGTAGAGCCTACAATTCATCTTTTTCAGAATATGAGGATTGAGGATTACCCACTTATGAAAAAAGGATTGGCAGGGTATGAGCCGGTCATTATACCACGCGTTAGCGAAATGCCACCAGAGTATGCGAAAGAAAGGGAAGTGTTCGAATCAGAAGATGTCAAGTCATTTATTGCCTTACCCATGATATCTCAAGGTGTAAGCATTGGTTTTCTAGGTTTTGAGACTGTTAAGGAGGAAAAGACATGGTCTGAGGACTCGGTTGTGCTTCTTAAAATTTTGGGCGAAATACTGGCAAATGCGCTCGATCGGAAAAAGACCGAGGAAGCACTTATGGAAGCCGAGTCAAAGTATAGGAGTTTGGTTGAAGAATCGCTAGTTGGAGTTTACATAATCCAAAACGGAAAGTTAATATATGTAAATCCAAGGGCTGCAGAAATATTTGGTTATACCCCTGATGAAGTTATTGAAAAGAAAACCGCTTTGGACCTAACGGCTCCAGAGAGTAGGGCTCTCGTTGCAGAAAACATAAGCAAGCGAATAAGAGGCGAAGTGAAAAGCATCCACTACACATTTAAAGGCCTAAAAAAAGACGGGAGTATCATAGATGTTGAAGTATATGGGACGCGTACCACATTTAAAGGAAAGCCTGCGATTATCGGCACCTTGCTTGATATTACCGAGCGTGTAAAGGCAGAGGAGCGACGGCTTGAATTGGAGAGGCAGAAGAGGGAGTTCTACCGCAAAACTATTTTGGCAGCAACCCAAGGAAAACTTGTAATCTCGGAAAAGGAAGAGATTGAAAAGATTGCTGGAAAACCAATTGCATCGTGGGAAATAAAAAGTGGTAAGGATTTAGGAATAATTAGACATGAAGTGGCCAAATTGGCTGAGACTGAGGGGATGGACCAATCTCGAATTTATGACTTTGTTCTTTGTGTGGGTGAGTTGACAACCAATGCCCTCAAACATGCGGGTTCAGGTACAGCATCGCTCCATAGGTTAGATGATAGGCTAATGTTTGTGGTCGCTGATCGTGGCCCCGGCATAGAAGCATTAGTTCTCCCTGAAGTAGCGCTGGTAAAAGGATACTCAACTGCTGGGACGTTGGGAATGGGCTATAAAGCTGTTCTAACTGTTGCAGACAAAGTATATTTGGCTACTGGCCACGGCGGGACCACGGTTGCTGTTGAGATGAGCCTCCGACCTTCCGAACATCAACCAGCTATGGCTAATATTCCGAATTATTGGGCAAACTGCCACTCTCAATAA
- a CDS encoding glycosyltransferase family 4 protein, translating into MGNGELMGGRKIRIAYLVRPTEGGIKVHLLTLLSGLDRSKFEPIVICPPRISLFAEVQEKGIPAIPLDIIGEISISKDFFAIIKLRRILRDLRPDILHMHSFKAGLIGRLAALSIARRPKLILTEHAFIFDERTTNLKRALIGGMGWFFSRFTNKIITVSNALRNELISQQKIEPSKIVTIYNGVTFAPVERKIKNGMLVGTVSRLAPQKGVDYFIHAAALIAKQFPEARFCIVGDGPQRQSLELLAESLRIRDKIEFLGFRRDALDIVRTFDVFVLASTRESFGLTLVEALSQEIPVVASRTGGIVEIVDNEISGLLAEPGNPHEIANQVCRLLADPNLARQLAETGSRLVRERFSSEVMIKETQKLYMEIL; encoded by the coding sequence ATGGGAAACGGAGAGCTCATGGGTGGAAGAAAAATCCGAATAGCCTATCTTGTCAGACCGACTGAGGGCGGAATTAAGGTACATCTTTTAACACTCTTATCGGGGCTCGATAGGTCGAAGTTTGAACCAATTGTTATTTGTCCACCTAGAATTTCCCTTTTTGCAGAAGTACAAGAGAAAGGAATCCCAGCGATACCATTGGACATAATCGGAGAGATAAGCATATCGAAGGATTTTTTTGCAATAATAAAACTTAGGCGGATTCTCCGAGATCTAAGGCCAGATATTCTTCACATGCATAGCTTTAAAGCAGGCCTAATCGGCCGATTAGCTGCGCTTTCTATCGCCCGGCGTCCGAAACTCATTCTAACGGAGCATGCTTTCATATTTGACGAGCGTACCACAAATCTCAAACGAGCTTTGATTGGTGGCATGGGGTGGTTCTTTTCCCGCTTCACTAATAAAATCATCACCGTTTCAAATGCGCTGAGGAATGAGTTGATTTCCCAACAGAAGATTGAACCTTCCAAGATTGTAACAATTTACAATGGCGTCACATTTGCCCCTGTCGAACGCAAAATAAAGAATGGAATGCTTGTGGGCACAGTATCACGGCTTGCACCTCAAAAAGGTGTTGACTACTTTATCCATGCGGCAGCGTTGATTGCCAAACAGTTTCCGGAGGCAAGGTTCTGTATAGTAGGGGACGGGCCTCAACGACAGTCTCTCGAGTTGCTTGCAGAGTCACTTCGCATACGGGATAAGATTGAATTTCTTGGTTTCCGCAGAGATGCGCTTGATATCGTGCGAACATTCGATGTCTTTGTCCTAGCTTCTACACGGGAGAGCTTTGGTCTGACCTTGGTCGAGGCACTGTCTCAAGAAATCCCTGTTGTTGCTTCTCGGACGGGTGGTATCGTGGAGATTGTTGATAATGAGATTAGCGGACTTCTTGCTGAGCCAGGGAATCCTCATGAAATTGCAAATCAAGTTTGTCGTCTGCTTGCAGACCCCAACCTAGCACGCCAACTTGCCGAAACGGGGTCAAGGCTGGTGCGTGAACGGTTCAGTAGCGAGGTTATGATCAAAGAAACGCAGAAATTGTATATGGAAATCCTATGA